Proteins from one Triticum aestivum cultivar Chinese Spring chromosome 7A, IWGSC CS RefSeq v2.1, whole genome shotgun sequence genomic window:
- the LOC123148668 gene encoding 26S proteasome non-ATPase regulatory subunit 2 homolog A isoform X2: MGKMKGDDLPEEDRELKARLEDCVERAQSRDPRLRVGAIDTLRKEVCAATSSMTSVPKPLKFLRAHYGTLKACFQRMRDPAQKKHMADILSVLALTASAEGERESLKYCMMGSLVDICSWGHEYVRNLAFEIGEEWKFNDSSTPIESKIKLVLEIVKFHMKHNAETEALDFLMKVGYLELLSDEKKEEYIMRLLHLVDSTNYKRACLYLTSCSKYLSTPDHKATLDIAYDMYMKFRDLGSALRIVLLVNDHKYCGQNVKMKKGLSMEIDDEMVADENEKNALQEVVYNTKLSKGYHILARDIGVMEPKSPEDIYKVHLIGSRGTKSSSLDSARPNLAAIFVNAFVNAGYCQDKLMTAIPDSLLFKNNELWRASVVASLGMIHMWDPDSGFPKLDKYLHSNDTNVVAGTFLGIGIVSSGVKNYRDHALALISEYSKGAASVTRIGGFLGLGIAYAGSRKDELKSHFSSTLSNPQTPLEDLVFSAISLGLVFVGSCNEEIAESIISVLKNHSKELTEPIIHLLPVALGLLYLGKQEMVVATAAKVSETLEEPLKKYCGLTLTSLAYAGTGNVLKVQELLCSCSDKLVKGGSDQGPAVLGIALIAMAEGLGAEMAVRSLEQLLQYGDCSIRRAVPLALGMLCISNPKAVVVDTLNRLSHDADGAVSMAAIISLGLIGAGTNNARIAGLLRKLSSQQYGGYLYCVRIAQGLVHLGKGLLTLDPCHSDRLLLSPVALAGLATVLYACLDMQPIIVEKYPYMLYILALAMQPRMLLTVDEDLKPLHVPVRVGQAVDVVGQAGSPRTITGFQTYNTPVVLAAGEQAELATEKYIPLTPVLEGFVILRKNPEHHED; encoded by the exons ATGGGGAAGATGAAGGGGGACGATCTG CCGGAGGAGGATCGCGAGCTCAAGGCGCGTCTCGAGGATTGCGTGGAGCGGGCGCAGAGCCGCGACCCCCGCCTCCGGGTAGGCGCCATCGACACCCTGAG GAAAGAGGTTTGTGCGGCGACAAGCTCAATGACGTCTGTCCCGAAACCACTCAAATTCCTCCGTGCACACTACGGAACTCTCAAGGCTTGCTTTCAGAGAATGCGGGATCCTGCACAGAAG AAACATATGGCTGACATTCTGTCAGTATTGGCCTTGACAGCGTCTGCTGAAGGAGAAAGG GAAAGCCTGAAGTACTGTATGATGGGCTCTTTAGTTGATATATGTTCATGGGGTCATGAATACGTGAG AAACTTGGCTTTTGAAATTGGAGAAGAATGGAAG TTCAATGACTCATCAACGCCAATTGAATCCAAAATAAAACTAGTGCTGGAAATTGTCAAATTTCACATGAAG CATAATGCTGAAACTGAAGCTCTGGATTTTTTGATGAAG GTTGGATACCTTGAGTTGCTTTCAGATGAAAAAAAAGAAGAATACATTATGAGGCTACTTCATCTTGTTGACTCTACCAACTACAAAAGGGCATGCTTGTATTTGACTAGTTGTTCAAA ATACTTATCTACACCCGACCATAAGGCCACACTTGACATTGCCTATGACATGTATATGAAGTTTAGGGATCTTGGAAGTGCTTTAAGGATTGTGCTTTTGGTCAACGACCACAAG TACTGTGGTCAGAATGTGAAGATGAAGAAG GGTTTAAGCATGGAGATTGATGATGAGATGGTTGCAGATGAAAATGAGAAGAATGCTTTGCAGGAAGTGGTTTATAACACCAAACTGAGTAAGGGGTACCATATCCTTGCGCGGGATATTGGTGTCATGGAGCCAAAATCTCCAGAGGACATATATAAG GTTCATCTGATTGGCAGCCGAGGTACCAAAAGCTCCAGCCTTGATTCTGCAAGGCCGAATTTGGCTGCAATTTTTGTCAATGCATTTGTGAATGCTGGTTATTGCCAG GACAAACTCATGACTGCAATACCAGATTCTTTGCTATTCAAGAACAACGAACTTTGGAGAGCCAGTGTAGTAGCTAGTCTG GGAATGATACATATGTGGGATCCTGATTCAGGATTTCCCAAACTTGACAAGTACCTGCACAGCAATGATACTAATGTCGTTGCAGGAACTTTTTTAGGTATAGGCATTGTCTCTTCTGGTGTGAAGAATTATCGGGATCAT GCACTTGCTCTTATTTCTGAGTATAGCAAGGGTGCAGCATCAGTTACACGGATCGGGGGATTCTTGGGTCTTGGTATTGCTTATGCTGGGTCCCGGAAAGACGAG CTTAAATCACATTTCTCAAGTACCTTGAGTAACCCCCAAACACCTTTGGAGGACTTAGTGTTCTCTGCCATCTCCTTGGGATTGGTGTTTGTTGGTTCCTGCAATGAAGAGATTGCAGAGTCAATCATATCTGTCTTGAAAAATCACAGTAAAGAGCTTACAGAGCCCATTATTCATCTACTTCCAGTTGCCCTTGGCCTTCTATATCTTGGAAAACAG GAGATGGTAGTTGCTACTGCTGCTAAGGTTTCTGAAACATTGGAAGAACCATTAAAGAAGTACTGTGGCCTGACTCTTACGTCTTTGGCATATGCTGGGACAGGGAATGTGCTTAAG GTTCAGGAGCTCCTTTGTAGTTGCTCAGATAAACTTGTGAAAGGTGGAAGTGACCAAGGGCCAGCAGTCCTTGGAATTGCTCTTATTGCCATGGCTGAAGGATTAGGAGCTGAAATGGCTGTACGGTCCCTCGAGCAGCTTTTACAGTATGGTGATTGTAGTATTAGAAGAGCAGTTCCTCTTGCTCTTGGCATGCTCTGCATATCCAATCCAAAG GCGGTTGTTGTGGACACACTGAATAGACTGAGCCATGATGCGGACGGTGCAGTGTCGATG GCTGCAATCATCTCACTGGGCTTGATAGGTGCTGGTACAAACAATGCACGTATAGCCGGATTGCTTCGTAAGCTCTCAAGTCAGCAATATGGCGGTTATCTGTATTGT GTGAGGATTGCACAGGGTCTTGTTCACCTTGGGAAGGGCTTGCTGACACTTGACCCATGCCACTCTGACAGGCTACTTCTATCTCC CGTAGCACTAGCTGGGCTTGCAACCGTTCTGTACGCATGCCTTGACATGCAACCCATCATCGTCGAAAAGTATCCCTACATGCTATACATCCTCGCCCTCGCTATGCAG CCTAGGATGTTACTGACTGtggatgaggatctcaagcccctACATGTGCCTGTTC
- the LOC123148668 gene encoding 26S proteasome non-ATPase regulatory subunit 2 homolog A isoform X1 yields the protein MGKMKGDDLPEEDRELKARLEDCVERAQSRDPRLRVGAIDTLRKEVCAATSSMTSVPKPLKFLRAHYGTLKACFQRMRDPAQKKHMADILSVLALTASAEGERESLKYCMMGSLVDICSWGHEYVRNLAFEIGEEWKFNDSSTPIESKIKLVLEIVKFHMKHNAETEALDFLMKVGYLELLSDEKKEEYIMRLLHLVDSTNYKRACLYLTSCSKYLSTPDHKATLDIAYDMYMKFRDLGSALRIVLLVNDHKYCGQNVKMKKVFAETKDFSLKQQFAFMIARYGLSMEIDDEMVADENEKNALQEVVYNTKLSKGYHILARDIGVMEPKSPEDIYKVHLIGSRGTKSSSLDSARPNLAAIFVNAFVNAGYCQDKLMTAIPDSLLFKNNELWRASVVASLGMIHMWDPDSGFPKLDKYLHSNDTNVVAGTFLGIGIVSSGVKNYRDHALALISEYSKGAASVTRIGGFLGLGIAYAGSRKDELKSHFSSTLSNPQTPLEDLVFSAISLGLVFVGSCNEEIAESIISVLKNHSKELTEPIIHLLPVALGLLYLGKQEMVVATAAKVSETLEEPLKKYCGLTLTSLAYAGTGNVLKVQELLCSCSDKLVKGGSDQGPAVLGIALIAMAEGLGAEMAVRSLEQLLQYGDCSIRRAVPLALGMLCISNPKAVVVDTLNRLSHDADGAVSMAAIISLGLIGAGTNNARIAGLLRKLSSQQYGGYLYCVRIAQGLVHLGKGLLTLDPCHSDRLLLSPVALAGLATVLYACLDMQPIIVEKYPYMLYILALAMQPRMLLTVDEDLKPLHVPVRVGQAVDVVGQAGSPRTITGFQTYNTPVVLAAGEQAELATEKYIPLTPVLEGFVILRKNPEHHED from the exons ATGGGGAAGATGAAGGGGGACGATCTG CCGGAGGAGGATCGCGAGCTCAAGGCGCGTCTCGAGGATTGCGTGGAGCGGGCGCAGAGCCGCGACCCCCGCCTCCGGGTAGGCGCCATCGACACCCTGAG GAAAGAGGTTTGTGCGGCGACAAGCTCAATGACGTCTGTCCCGAAACCACTCAAATTCCTCCGTGCACACTACGGAACTCTCAAGGCTTGCTTTCAGAGAATGCGGGATCCTGCACAGAAG AAACATATGGCTGACATTCTGTCAGTATTGGCCTTGACAGCGTCTGCTGAAGGAGAAAGG GAAAGCCTGAAGTACTGTATGATGGGCTCTTTAGTTGATATATGTTCATGGGGTCATGAATACGTGAG AAACTTGGCTTTTGAAATTGGAGAAGAATGGAAG TTCAATGACTCATCAACGCCAATTGAATCCAAAATAAAACTAGTGCTGGAAATTGTCAAATTTCACATGAAG CATAATGCTGAAACTGAAGCTCTGGATTTTTTGATGAAG GTTGGATACCTTGAGTTGCTTTCAGATGAAAAAAAAGAAGAATACATTATGAGGCTACTTCATCTTGTTGACTCTACCAACTACAAAAGGGCATGCTTGTATTTGACTAGTTGTTCAAA ATACTTATCTACACCCGACCATAAGGCCACACTTGACATTGCCTATGACATGTATATGAAGTTTAGGGATCTTGGAAGTGCTTTAAGGATTGTGCTTTTGGTCAACGACCACAAG TACTGTGGTCAGAATGTGAAGATGAAGAAGGTATTTGCAGAAACTAAAGATTTCTCACTGAAGCAGCAATTTGCATTTATGATAGCACGCTAT GGTTTAAGCATGGAGATTGATGATGAGATGGTTGCAGATGAAAATGAGAAGAATGCTTTGCAGGAAGTGGTTTATAACACCAAACTGAGTAAGGGGTACCATATCCTTGCGCGGGATATTGGTGTCATGGAGCCAAAATCTCCAGAGGACATATATAAG GTTCATCTGATTGGCAGCCGAGGTACCAAAAGCTCCAGCCTTGATTCTGCAAGGCCGAATTTGGCTGCAATTTTTGTCAATGCATTTGTGAATGCTGGTTATTGCCAG GACAAACTCATGACTGCAATACCAGATTCTTTGCTATTCAAGAACAACGAACTTTGGAGAGCCAGTGTAGTAGCTAGTCTG GGAATGATACATATGTGGGATCCTGATTCAGGATTTCCCAAACTTGACAAGTACCTGCACAGCAATGATACTAATGTCGTTGCAGGAACTTTTTTAGGTATAGGCATTGTCTCTTCTGGTGTGAAGAATTATCGGGATCAT GCACTTGCTCTTATTTCTGAGTATAGCAAGGGTGCAGCATCAGTTACACGGATCGGGGGATTCTTGGGTCTTGGTATTGCTTATGCTGGGTCCCGGAAAGACGAG CTTAAATCACATTTCTCAAGTACCTTGAGTAACCCCCAAACACCTTTGGAGGACTTAGTGTTCTCTGCCATCTCCTTGGGATTGGTGTTTGTTGGTTCCTGCAATGAAGAGATTGCAGAGTCAATCATATCTGTCTTGAAAAATCACAGTAAAGAGCTTACAGAGCCCATTATTCATCTACTTCCAGTTGCCCTTGGCCTTCTATATCTTGGAAAACAG GAGATGGTAGTTGCTACTGCTGCTAAGGTTTCTGAAACATTGGAAGAACCATTAAAGAAGTACTGTGGCCTGACTCTTACGTCTTTGGCATATGCTGGGACAGGGAATGTGCTTAAG GTTCAGGAGCTCCTTTGTAGTTGCTCAGATAAACTTGTGAAAGGTGGAAGTGACCAAGGGCCAGCAGTCCTTGGAATTGCTCTTATTGCCATGGCTGAAGGATTAGGAGCTGAAATGGCTGTACGGTCCCTCGAGCAGCTTTTACAGTATGGTGATTGTAGTATTAGAAGAGCAGTTCCTCTTGCTCTTGGCATGCTCTGCATATCCAATCCAAAG GCGGTTGTTGTGGACACACTGAATAGACTGAGCCATGATGCGGACGGTGCAGTGTCGATG GCTGCAATCATCTCACTGGGCTTGATAGGTGCTGGTACAAACAATGCACGTATAGCCGGATTGCTTCGTAAGCTCTCAAGTCAGCAATATGGCGGTTATCTGTATTGT GTGAGGATTGCACAGGGTCTTGTTCACCTTGGGAAGGGCTTGCTGACACTTGACCCATGCCACTCTGACAGGCTACTTCTATCTCC CGTAGCACTAGCTGGGCTTGCAACCGTTCTGTACGCATGCCTTGACATGCAACCCATCATCGTCGAAAAGTATCCCTACATGCTATACATCCTCGCCCTCGCTATGCAG CCTAGGATGTTACTGACTGtggatgaggatctcaagcccctACATGTGCCTGTTC